The Leptospirales bacterium genome has a window encoding:
- the fliN gene encoding flagellar motor switch protein FliN, producing MAESGGSLSQDEIDQLLGMSDAPPAPDAPASGGAGGGGDSGAGDLNLDSLLGGGDSPSMGLDADALSALAGAVSPPPSRRAAAPGGGGGGGPSPGGGEGGGRSDNVELLLDVSLRFTVELGRTQMFIKDVLMLGEGSIVELDKNVGDEVDLLVNDRFFGRGRLVVMDEFFGVQISFIADPLAQFRKLK from the coding sequence ATGGCGGAAAGCGGCGGAAGCCTCTCGCAGGACGAGATAGATCAGCTGCTCGGAATGAGCGATGCCCCCCCTGCACCCGATGCGCCGGCCTCCGGCGGCGCAGGCGGAGGCGGCGATTCCGGCGCGGGCGACCTGAATCTTGATTCGCTGCTTGGCGGCGGAGACTCTCCATCTATGGGCCTTGATGCCGACGCCCTCAGTGCGCTGGCCGGCGCTGTTAGCCCGCCGCCTTCGCGTCGCGCCGCAGCTCCCGGTGGCGGGGGAGGGGGCGGCCCAAGCCCCGGCGGCGGCGAAGGCGGCGGCCGCAGCGACAACGTAGAGCTGCTGCTTGATGTATCGCTGCGCTTCACCGTAGAACTTGGCCGCACGCAGATGTTCATCAAAGACGTGTTGATGCTTGGCGAAGGATCGATTGTCGAGCTGGACAAGAACGTCGGCGATGAGGTGGATCTGCTGGTTAACGATCGCTTTTTTGGCCGGGGCCGCCTGGTGGTAATGGACGAATTCTTCGGCGTTCAGATTTCCTTCATTGCCGATCCGCTGGCTCAATTCCGGAAGCTCAAGTAG
- a CDS encoding flagellin has product MIINHNLSAINSHRVLKFQHWDVDRNMEKLSSGMRINRAGDDASGLAVSEKMRAQIRGLRQAARNTEDGMSLIQTTEGYLQEVADILQRVRVLGVQSSNGIYTAQDRQMIQVEVSQLIDEVDRIASQAEFNKMNLLQGDFARGSRVSSMWFHVGANQHQRERVYISTMTAKSLNLKHADGSLLTLSTAEFANEALGVLDDALMRINKQRADLGAYYNRLEHTAKGLMVAYENLQASESRIRDTDMAEESVAFTKNQILVQSGTAMLAQANLRPQSVLQLLR; this is encoded by the coding sequence ATGATCATCAACCATAACCTTTCGGCGATTAACTCGCACCGTGTTCTGAAGTTCCAGCATTGGGACGTTGATCGGAACATGGAAAAACTGTCGTCCGGTATGCGGATCAACCGCGCCGGCGACGACGCTTCGGGATTGGCCGTATCCGAAAAGATGCGCGCTCAGATCCGCGGTCTCCGTCAGGCGGCCCGCAACACTGAAGATGGCATGTCGTTGATTCAGACGACGGAAGGCTATCTGCAAGAGGTTGCTGACATCCTGCAACGAGTTCGCGTTCTGGGAGTTCAATCCTCGAACGGCATCTACACCGCCCAGGATCGCCAGATGATCCAGGTGGAAGTTTCTCAGCTCATCGACGAAGTCGACCGCATCGCATCGCAGGCGGAATTCAATAAAATGAATCTGCTGCAAGGCGATTTTGCCCGCGGATCGCGCGTCTCGTCGATGTGGTTCCATGTCGGCGCAAATCAGCATCAGCGCGAACGCGTGTACATCTCCACGATGACCGCCAAGTCGTTGAATCTGAAGCACGCAGACGGTTCTCTTTTGACCCTGTCTACAGCGGAGTTCGCGAATGAAGCGCTCGGCGTTCTGGACGATGCATTGATGCGAATCAATAAGCAGCGTGCAGACCTTGGCGCATATTACAATCGCCTCGAGCATACCGCCAAGGGATTGATGGTCGCTTACGAAAACCTACAGGCCTCTGAGTCTCGCATTCGCGATACGGACATGGCCGAAGAATCTGTGGCCTTCACCAAGAACCAGATTCTCGTTCAATCCGGAACGGCGATGCTGGCCCAGGCCAACTTGCGGCCACAATCCGTGCTGCAGTTGCTCAGGTAA
- the malQ gene encoding 4-alpha-glucanotransferase → MPAHSLRYQTQLEALSFLTGLERCYVDFYGNVIQLETETCAALLAALGAPASSEQIAAQSIASLLEERLHPPAVVIWIEEDSSFTLRIPGLSRREWSSPKLELELIDSVGHTLSVAVEVQALPDQAWMWRRIESREPPALLQAAADDATAFLEAMRRLHPEATMMQLHGRLALQPDLYQARLQLNGETRQFRALAAPGRCRRPAGFQAPQNGLMAQLYALRSEANMGIGDFTDAAELAALSAAQGLRALMISPVHALFPGNPAARSPYSPSSRLFLNILHLRPEELVEWDLEESARQWRGSPGMQAWLQREKQSVEIDYPAVAEKKMELLRRLHECFRSSPASAVVERRQSFEQYRKASHGSLQRQATYDALYAYFARDRRYGFRQWPAAYQRPDAEAVGAFSAQYAAEIELYEYLHWNASLQFESCARRCSEQGSALIADLAVGVEPGGADVWSNPDWFIDGVHIGAPPDPFAAEGQNWGLAPLSPLALRRQCWQPALALFQNNMPHRGFARIDHVMGLARLYCTPAGESARAGAYVRYDFEAMLAALSLACERREGGAIGEDLGNAPDWLRARLVQAGVYSWKVYFFERAADGDFASTQDYAPRSVATLNTHDLATLTGWWTGDDLDDRLRRGLLSPDQHEEERLQRSDERERLLRSLEREGLLDEERRARLEDCDPHTLLQLGLALLARSSSELRLISLHDLLCEALQPNLPGTVDQYPNWKMRYSSSAADALQTSETVLRLKEFSESREPSDE, encoded by the coding sequence ACGTGATCCAGCTGGAAACGGAGACCTGTGCTGCGCTGCTGGCAGCGCTGGGCGCGCCTGCTTCCAGCGAACAGATCGCCGCACAATCAATCGCCAGTCTGCTGGAAGAACGGCTGCACCCGCCGGCCGTGGTGATCTGGATCGAAGAGGATAGCAGCTTCACTTTGCGGATTCCGGGTCTCTCACGCCGCGAATGGTCCAGCCCGAAACTGGAGCTGGAACTGATCGATTCCGTCGGACACACGCTCAGCGTCGCTGTAGAGGTTCAGGCGCTGCCAGACCAGGCCTGGATGTGGCGGCGCATCGAAAGCCGCGAACCGCCAGCGCTGCTGCAGGCCGCAGCCGACGATGCAACGGCCTTCCTGGAAGCGATGCGACGCCTGCATCCAGAAGCGACAATGATGCAGCTCCACGGTCGCCTGGCCTTGCAGCCTGATCTCTACCAGGCTCGCTTGCAGCTGAATGGGGAGACTCGACAATTTCGCGCACTGGCGGCGCCAGGACGTTGCCGTCGGCCCGCTGGATTTCAGGCGCCGCAGAATGGTCTGATGGCTCAATTGTATGCGCTGCGCAGCGAAGCAAATATGGGCATCGGCGACTTTACGGATGCTGCCGAGCTGGCCGCGCTCTCTGCGGCACAGGGCCTGCGAGCGCTGATGATTTCTCCAGTGCACGCTCTCTTTCCCGGTAATCCAGCGGCGCGCAGCCCCTACTCCCCTTCCAGCCGACTGTTCTTGAACATCCTGCATCTGAGGCCAGAGGAGCTGGTCGAATGGGATCTGGAGGAGAGCGCGCGGCAATGGCGCGGCTCTCCGGGCATGCAGGCCTGGCTGCAACGCGAGAAGCAAAGCGTGGAGATCGATTATCCGGCGGTGGCCGAAAAGAAAATGGAATTGCTGCGTCGATTGCATGAATGCTTCCGCAGCTCTCCCGCCAGCGCCGTTGTAGAGCGGCGGCAGAGTTTTGAGCAGTACCGCAAGGCAAGCCATGGCTCTTTGCAACGTCAGGCAACCTACGACGCGCTCTATGCCTATTTTGCGCGCGATCGTCGTTACGGCTTTCGACAGTGGCCCGCCGCCTACCAGCGGCCCGACGCCGAGGCGGTAGGCGCCTTCTCCGCACAGTATGCTGCGGAGATTGAGCTTTATGAGTACCTGCACTGGAATGCATCGTTGCAGTTTGAATCATGCGCCCGCCGCTGCAGCGAACAGGGTTCAGCCTTGATCGCCGATCTGGCCGTAGGCGTGGAGCCTGGCGGCGCTGATGTTTGGTCAAATCCAGATTGGTTCATCGACGGCGTCCATATTGGCGCGCCGCCCGATCCTTTTGCGGCGGAGGGCCAGAACTGGGGGCTGGCGCCGCTTTCGCCGCTGGCCCTGCGTCGCCAGTGCTGGCAGCCGGCCCTGGCTCTATTTCAAAACAACATGCCGCACCGCGGTTTTGCGCGCATCGATCACGTGATGGGCCTGGCCCGGCTGTATTGCACTCCGGCCGGCGAATCGGCGCGCGCCGGGGCCTACGTGCGCTACGACTTTGAGGCGATGCTGGCGGCGCTCAGTCTGGCCTGCGAGCGCCGCGAAGGCGGCGCAATCGGCGAAGACCTGGGCAATGCGCCAGACTGGCTGCGCGCTCGCCTGGTGCAGGCCGGCGTCTACTCCTGGAAGGTCTATTTCTTCGAACGCGCTGCCGATGGCGATTTTGCCAGTACACAGGACTACGCGCCTCGATCCGTTGCCACCTTGAATACGCACGATCTTGCTACACTGACTGGCTGGTGGACAGGGGACGATCTCGATGATCGACTGCGCCGCGGGTTGCTGAGTCCGGATCAGCACGAAGAGGAAAGACTGCAACGTAGCGACGAACGCGAACGCTTGCTGCGCAGTCTGGAACGCGAGGGTTTGCTGGACGAAGAGCGGCGGGCGCGCCTGGAGGATTGTGATCCTCATACTTTACTGCAGCTGGGCCTGGCCTTGCTGGCCAGATCGTCCTCCGAGCTGCGACTGATTTCGCTGCATGACCTGCTTTGCGAGGCCTTGCAGCCAAATCTGCCGGGCACGGTTGATCAGTATCCAAACTGGAAAATGCGTTACTCGAGCAGTGCAGCGGATGCGCTGCAGACGTCGGAGACAGTATTGCGCTTAAAGGAATTCAGCGAAAGCCGGGAACCCTCGGACGAATGA